In Nematostella vectensis chromosome 11, jaNemVect1.1, whole genome shotgun sequence, a genomic segment contains:
- the LOC5502330 gene encoding lactadherin isoform X1, with amino-acid sequence MLFFLCIFVFPLTSAIQKTRNSMFGHHLLASHYDETDVGELWECYKLCYDDKENCASINYDMKNGRCKRMEATLANLPHGLVKLENSVYADIRDGKGCANKPHPLGMEDGSIQNTSITASSHWIEPGHNPHHARLNNQPVGGQHIGAWAAKYNQKGEYLEVDLGQVTWITHVATQGRPKETGSIHWVTEYSVEYSLTGDQWQSYQDGNGVIKVFPGNSDQTTVVKNEFSPVIKARYVRIVAHAWYGHIAMRAEFYGCAA; translated from the exons atgcttttctttctttgcATCTTCGTATTTCCTCTCACATCGGCAATTCAGAAAACAAGGAACTCCATGTTTGGCCACCACCTCCTTGCATCTCACTATGACGAGACAGACGTTGGGGAACTTTGGGAATGCTACAAACTCTGCTATGACGACAAAgaaaactgcgccagcatcaACTACGACATGAAAAATGGGAGATGCAAACGCATGGAGGCGACACTCGCAAACCTGCCTCATGGACTCGTGAAACTGGAAAACTCAGTTTACGCGGATATAAGAGATGGTAAAG GTTGTGCTAACAAACCCCACCCCCTGGGGATGGAAGATGGCAGCATTCAAAACACAAGTATCACGGCTTCGTCACATTGGATTGAACCGGGTCACAACCCTCACCACGCGCGTTTAAATAATCAGCCAGTGGGTGGACAGCACATAGGCGCATGGGCAGCCAAGTATAATCAAAAAGGCGAGTACCTAGAGGTGGACCTGGGCCAAGTCACGTGGATTACCCATGTAGCAACGCAGGGGCGCCCGAAAGAAACAGGTTCTATCCATTGGGTGACCGAGTACAGTGTGGAGTACAGTCTgacgggagatcagtggcagagttaccaagacgggaatggtgtgattaag gtgttCCCTGGCAACTCAGATCAGACCACTGTGGTGAAGAACGAGTTCTCCCCTGTCATCAAGGCGCGTTACGTCAGGATTGTAGCACATGCTTGGTATGGTCATATCGCTATGAGAGCGGAGTTTTACGGATGTGCAGCTTGA
- the LOC5502330 gene encoding lactadherin isoform X2, translated as MANVQQAADQNTRLTHEPVNFRNICTLQIERIYKWRECKLNTNKNSNYKHTPHASKRLQSNLEGCANKPHPLGMEDGSIQNTSITASSHWIEPGHNPHHARLNNQPVGGQHIGAWAAKYNQKGEYLEVDLGQVTWITHVATQGRPKETGSIHWVTEYSVEYSLTGDQWQSYQDGNGVIKVFPGNSDQTTVVKNEFSPVIKARYVRIVAHAWYGHIAMRAEFYGCAA; from the exons ATGGCCAACGTGCAACAAGCGGCCGATCAAAATACTCGCTTGACCCATGAACCCGTGAATTTTAGAAATATTTGCACATTACAAATAGAGCGTATTTACAAATGGAGAGAATGTAAACTTAACACCAACAAAAACAGCAATTATAAGCACACTCCACACGCAAGTAAACGACTTCAGTCGAATTTGGAAG GTTGTGCTAACAAACCCCACCCCCTGGGGATGGAAGATGGCAGCATTCAAAACACAAGTATCACGGCTTCGTCACATTGGATTGAACCGGGTCACAACCCTCACCACGCGCGTTTAAATAATCAGCCAGTGGGTGGACAGCACATAGGCGCATGGGCAGCCAAGTATAATCAAAAAGGCGAGTACCTAGAGGTGGACCTGGGCCAAGTCACGTGGATTACCCATGTAGCAACGCAGGGGCGCCCGAAAGAAACAGGTTCTATCCATTGGGTGACCGAGTACAGTGTGGAGTACAGTCTgacgggagatcagtggcagagttaccaagacgggaatggtgtgattaag gtgttCCCTGGCAACTCAGATCAGACCACTGTGGTGAAGAACGAGTTCTCCCCTGTCATCAAGGCGCGTTACGTCAGGATTGTAGCACATGCTTGGTATGGTCATATCGCTATGAGAGCGGAGTTTTACGGATGTGCAGCTTGA